The following coding sequences lie in one Symbiobacterium terraclitae genomic window:
- a CDS encoding aminotransferase class I/II-fold pyridoxal phosphate-dependent enzyme, producing the protein MRTVDQHRTPLFTGLVEHARRNPIQFHIPGHKKGAGMAPEFREFIGERALSIDLINIAPLDDLHNPHGIIREAQAMAAEAFGADHSYFSVQGTSGAITTMIMTVCGPGDKILVPRNVHKSVLTGIVLSGALPIFMNPDLDYDLGIAHGVSLEVVRHTLDQHPDAKGVLVINPTYYGVAADLKGIVELAHARGVPVLVDEAHGVHLCFHEGLPLSAMQAGADMAATSVHKLGGSLTQTSILNVREGFINPGRVQAILSMLTTTSTSYLLLASLDAARKQLATRGRELIDRAIRLAERARRQIDAIPGLHCLGAEAIGHSSSRFDFDPTKLCISVKELGVTGVEIELLLREEFNIEVELSDLYNVLCIISLGDTEEDIDALVEALRTIAGRFYRQRPANVVKVKVPVTPILAMHPRTAFYAETEVVPLREAEGRVIAESIMVYPPGIPILLPGEIVAQENLDYLDECIQAGLPVQGTEDPELKMVKVVRNTR; encoded by the coding sequence GTGAGGACCGTGGACCAGCACAGGACCCCGCTCTTTACCGGGCTGGTGGAGCACGCGAGGCGCAACCCCATTCAGTTCCACATTCCCGGCCACAAGAAGGGTGCGGGCATGGCCCCGGAGTTCAGGGAGTTCATCGGGGAGCGTGCGCTCTCCATCGACCTGATCAACATCGCCCCGCTGGATGACCTGCACAACCCGCACGGGATCATCCGGGAGGCGCAGGCCATGGCCGCCGAGGCCTTCGGAGCGGATCACTCGTACTTCAGCGTCCAGGGCACCAGCGGCGCGATCACGACGATGATCATGACCGTCTGCGGGCCCGGCGACAAGATCCTGGTGCCCCGGAACGTGCACAAGTCCGTCCTCACCGGCATTGTGCTGTCAGGCGCCCTGCCGATATTCATGAACCCCGACCTGGACTACGACCTCGGCATCGCGCACGGCGTCAGCCTCGAGGTCGTCCGGCATACGCTCGACCAGCACCCCGACGCCAAGGGGGTGTTGGTGATCAACCCGACTTACTACGGCGTTGCGGCGGACCTCAAGGGCATCGTCGAGCTCGCCCACGCCCGCGGCGTGCCGGTCCTGGTGGACGAGGCACACGGCGTTCACCTCTGCTTCCACGAGGGCCTGCCGCTCTCCGCCATGCAAGCCGGCGCCGACATGGCGGCCACCTCGGTGCACAAGCTGGGCGGCTCCCTCACGCAGACCAGCATCCTGAACGTGCGGGAGGGGTTCATCAACCCCGGCCGCGTGCAGGCGATCCTCTCGATGCTGACCACCACGTCCACCTCTTACCTGCTGCTGGCCTCGCTGGACGCCGCCCGCAAGCAGCTGGCCACCCGCGGCCGTGAGCTGATCGACCGTGCGATTCGGCTGGCCGAGCGGGCCCGCCGCCAGATCGACGCGATCCCCGGCCTCCACTGCCTGGGGGCCGAGGCGATCGGCCACTCGTCCTCCCGGTTTGACTTCGATCCGACGAAACTGTGCATCAGCGTAAAGGAACTGGGCGTCACCGGCGTGGAGATCGAGCTCCTGCTGCGGGAGGAGTTCAACATCGAAGTGGAGCTGTCGGACCTTTACAACGTGCTCTGCATCATCTCCCTGGGCGACACGGAGGAAGACATCGACGCGCTCGTGGAGGCGCTGCGCACCATCGCCGGCCGGTTCTACCGGCAGCGGCCGGCCAACGTGGTGAAGGTGAAGGTGCCCGTCACGCCGATCCTGGCCATGCACCCCCGCACGGCCTTCTACGCCGAAACCGAGGTGGTGCCGCTGCGGGAGGCCGAGGGCCGGGTCATCGCCGAGTCGATCATGGTCTACCCGCCGGGCATCCCGATCCTCCTGCCCGGGGAGATCGTGGCGCAGGAGAACCTGGACTACCTCGATGAGTGCATCCAGGCCGGGCTTCCCGTGCAGGGCACCGAGGACCCCGAGCTGAAGATGGTCAAGGTGGTCAGGAATACGCGCTAG
- a CDS encoding PQQ-binding-like beta-propeller repeat protein — MVFYFVQQGETLFAIARRYKTTVHALVTANRLKDPNAISPGQALLIPRPGEKPLPQPGIVHRVRKGETVIGLAARFGTTVPAILMANQIAHPEFVVPGHRLVIPEPPEPGPEWPVLGRTPARTGSAPVSLGDSVRPGWSYRGADDAGVRPSPPVTRYGRVYVGLGDGCYHAVDQETGAAVWRTAAVRRGELPPGAALPAPAVHDGLIYLCGPGGGVRALEARSGRTVWQGAVGDGASGTPLAADGILYCGSADGALTALEAKTGAQVWRRQLDGPVSQPAALGDGRLFAVTDAGSLWAVDALTGQVAWRQDCGALQPPVFADLVVVAGGCAFDPLTGEVLWTRPDPGCSPAVRGETLWYPGLPVDLFTGREQAPPGSAGEGRPAASADAHLLAGGQHVWATADPGLVCWDCAAGALRWSVPLPAPAIGIALSGGRLFLTLADNSLIALETHAA, encoded by the coding sequence ATGGTCTTCTACTTTGTCCAGCAGGGCGAGACGCTGTTCGCGATCGCCCGGCGGTACAAAACCACCGTTCACGCCCTCGTCACCGCCAACCGGCTGAAGGACCCGAACGCGATCTCACCGGGCCAGGCCCTGCTCATCCCGCGGCCGGGCGAAAAGCCGTTGCCGCAGCCGGGCATCGTCCACCGCGTGCGGAAGGGCGAGACGGTCATCGGGCTGGCGGCACGCTTCGGCACAACCGTGCCCGCCATCCTGATGGCCAACCAGATCGCGCACCCGGAGTTCGTCGTGCCCGGCCATCGGCTGGTCATCCCGGAGCCGCCCGAGCCGGGGCCGGAGTGGCCGGTGCTGGGGCGGACCCCCGCGCGCACAGGCAGCGCGCCGGTCTCCCTCGGCGACTCCGTCCGGCCGGGCTGGTCGTATCGCGGCGCTGACGACGCCGGCGTGCGTCCCTCCCCACCCGTCACCCGGTACGGGCGCGTGTACGTGGGCCTGGGCGACGGCTGTTACCACGCGGTCGACCAGGAGACGGGCGCGGCGGTCTGGCGGACGGCTGCGGTGCGGCGCGGCGAGCTGCCCCCTGGCGCGGCCCTGCCGGCGCCTGCCGTCCACGACGGGCTGATCTACCTGTGCGGGCCGGGCGGAGGCGTGCGCGCCCTGGAGGCGCGGTCCGGTCGCACGGTCTGGCAGGGTGCGGTGGGCGACGGAGCCTCCGGAACGCCCCTGGCGGCGGACGGGATTCTCTACTGCGGCTCGGCGGACGGTGCCCTGACGGCCCTGGAGGCCAAGACCGGCGCGCAGGTCTGGAGGCGGCAGCTGGACGGTCCGGTCTCGCAGCCTGCTGCCCTGGGCGACGGGCGGCTCTTCGCCGTGACGGACGCCGGGTCGCTGTGGGCTGTGGACGCCCTGACCGGCCAGGTCGCATGGCGCCAGGACTGCGGCGCGCTGCAGCCACCCGTGTTCGCCGATCTGGTGGTGGTCGCGGGCGGGTGCGCCTTCGACCCGCTCACCGGCGAGGTCCTGTGGACCCGGCCCGACCCGGGGTGCAGCCCCGCCGTCCGGGGCGAGACGCTCTGGTACCCCGGCCTCCCGGTGGACCTCTTCACCGGCCGGGAGCAGGCGCCACCCGGGTCTGCCGGGGAAGGGCGGCCGGCGGCGTCCGCGGATGCCCACCTGTTGGCGGGAGGGCAGCACGTCTGGGCCACGGCGGACCCCGGCCTCGTGTGCTGGGACTGCGCGGCGGGCGCGCTGCGGTGGTCGGTGCCGCTGCCGGCCCCTGCCATCGGGATCGCCCTCTCCGGCGGGAGGCTCTTCCTCACGCTGGCTGACAACTCGCTGATCGCCCTCGAGACGCACGCCGCCTGA
- a CDS encoding cell wall hydrolase produces MHKWLKRACAAVIGGLLLLWPEATFDGHRTFAESRAAKDNLHLLAQTVCGEARGEPYEGKVAVAAVILNRTLDNRFPDSVAGVVYQTHAFESVSNGEIYKNTTEECFKAARAALAGWDPSNGALYFFAPAKTNNSFIWSRQQVRTIGKHIFAK; encoded by the coding sequence GTGCACAAGTGGTTGAAGCGGGCCTGCGCGGCGGTCATAGGCGGACTGCTTCTGCTCTGGCCGGAGGCGACCTTCGACGGCCACCGCACGTTCGCGGAGTCCAGGGCGGCGAAGGACAACCTGCACCTGCTGGCCCAGACGGTCTGCGGCGAGGCCCGCGGCGAGCCGTACGAGGGCAAGGTGGCGGTGGCCGCGGTCATCCTCAACCGCACGCTGGACAACCGCTTCCCCGACTCGGTGGCCGGGGTCGTCTACCAGACCCACGCCTTTGAGTCGGTCTCCAACGGCGAGATTTACAAGAACACGACGGAGGAGTGCTTCAAGGCCGCACGGGCGGCGCTGGCGGGATGGGATCCTTCCAACGGCGCGCTCTACTTCTTCGCGCCCGCCAAGACCAACAACAGCTTTATCTGGTCCCGCCAGCAGGTGCGGACGATCGGCAAGCACATCTTCGCCAAGTAG
- a CDS encoding germination protein YpeB — protein sequence MRSQRGQAWAYLMLGVALVGAMGFGAYQTRLKNQYLRDAENKYMAAFHKLKWTSENIEERTAKLMATNDPRLQESLLADLRVFSAQAVEHMSTLPFTTMNTPRIANFLNTLRDQSDEKHHKLNTGQALDEADWAQLMELRKQAVFFEEELSNLLGLIGNNMIRWQPTVQATSPAQTGQAATPITKSVLALEQSIPVPPGEENALAPEKAHLPRPQTDLGPRVDAAAAAEAIKRFIDMPLKGEPVQTGVYDPEDKLQGLSLYYFDATKQNGLPMNFGVSVHGGHVIYMVDGRLVAEQKLKPDELIQKAMQMLARWGFPNVAHVSAAENDGTLVMEFAPVVDGVAIHTDMIRVSLAMDNGELVGYDARSYWVNHHDRQLPAPRLSADEAAAHTSPRLTVTAEPRLALIADRRGQERLVWEVPGRVEDQQFRVFVDAQDGTEVDLIRQAGDPAPPQ from the coding sequence ATGCGATCGCAGAGAGGACAGGCCTGGGCGTACCTGATGCTGGGCGTGGCGCTGGTGGGGGCGATGGGCTTCGGCGCGTATCAGACCCGGCTGAAGAACCAGTACCTGCGCGACGCCGAGAACAAGTACATGGCCGCGTTCCACAAGCTGAAGTGGACGAGCGAGAACATCGAGGAGCGCACGGCGAAGCTGATGGCGACCAACGACCCCCGCCTGCAGGAGAGCCTGCTGGCCGACCTGCGGGTCTTCAGCGCGCAGGCGGTGGAGCACATGTCGACCCTGCCGTTCACCACGATGAACACCCCGCGCATCGCCAACTTCCTGAACACGCTCCGCGACCAGTCCGACGAGAAGCACCACAAGCTGAACACCGGCCAGGCGCTGGACGAGGCCGACTGGGCCCAGCTGATGGAGCTGCGGAAGCAGGCGGTGTTCTTCGAGGAGGAGCTCTCCAACCTGCTGGGGCTCATCGGGAACAACATGATCCGCTGGCAGCCCACCGTCCAGGCCACCAGCCCGGCCCAGACGGGCCAGGCGGCGACGCCGATCACCAAGTCCGTGCTGGCGCTGGAGCAGAGCATCCCCGTGCCGCCGGGCGAGGAGAACGCGCTGGCGCCTGAGAAGGCGCATCTGCCCCGCCCGCAGACCGACCTGGGTCCGCGGGTGGATGCGGCCGCCGCGGCCGAGGCGATCAAGCGGTTCATCGACATGCCGCTGAAGGGAGAGCCCGTGCAGACGGGGGTCTACGACCCGGAGGACAAGCTGCAGGGCCTTTCGCTCTACTACTTCGACGCGACCAAGCAGAACGGTCTGCCGATGAACTTCGGGGTCTCCGTTCACGGCGGGCACGTGATCTACATGGTGGACGGCCGGCTGGTCGCCGAGCAGAAGCTGAAGCCGGACGAGCTGATCCAGAAGGCGATGCAGATGCTGGCCCGGTGGGGCTTCCCGAACGTCGCCCACGTGTCCGCGGCCGAGAACGACGGCACGCTGGTGATGGAGTTCGCGCCGGTGGTGGACGGCGTGGCCATCCACACCGACATGATCCGGGTGTCGCTGGCGATGGACAACGGCGAGCTGGTGGGCTACGACGCCCGCAGCTACTGGGTGAACCACCACGACCGGCAGCTGCCGGCGCCCAGGCTGAGCGCGGACGAGGCGGCGGCGCACACTTCGCCCCGGCTCACCGTCACGGCCGAGCCGAGGCTGGCGCTGATCGCAGACCGGCGCGGGCAGGAGCGGCTGGTCTGGGAGGTGCCCGGACGGGTGGAGGATCAGCAGTTCCGCGTGTTCGTGGACGCGCAGGACGGCACAGAGGTCGACCTGATCCGCCAGGCGGGCGACCCCGCGCCGCCGCAGTAG
- a CDS encoding 2-oxoacid:acceptor oxidoreductase family protein: MAATPTQRAVRLPVKDEHGCFNIRLESIGGYGANIAGKMLAEAGVLYQGLNGSNFSSYGSEKKGSPVKAFIRFAEPDTPIRISSPIEEPHIVCIFHEALIRTQPVVDGLLPGGVVIVNTRKTPAEIQKMLGLEDVTIGTFDAMTIAVETGSRVNMAVLGAIARVAEFLDPDAIKAMITDTFTKKYPKTVPGNLRCFDRGYEEIQLEYFGASGDNKAEGRKRTAAAYGYQNMPIGGVIVNPGNMASKDLSASRQGFLPSFNRETCIDCAQCDMVCPDYCFVWEQGVDKRGRPAMVLKGIDYQYCKGCLKCVEACPTDALQDLREEDGYAAAHTVRHTKLFGLGR, translated from the coding sequence ATGGCAGCGACCCCGACCCAGAGGGCAGTGCGGCTGCCCGTCAAGGATGAGCACGGGTGTTTCAACATCCGGCTGGAGTCGATCGGCGGCTACGGCGCCAACATCGCAGGCAAGATGCTGGCCGAGGCCGGCGTGCTCTACCAGGGTCTCAACGGCTCCAACTTCTCATCGTACGGATCGGAGAAGAAGGGTTCGCCCGTCAAGGCCTTCATCCGCTTCGCCGAACCCGATACGCCGATCCGCATCAGCTCGCCCATCGAGGAACCCCACATCGTCTGCATCTTCCACGAGGCGCTCATCCGGACGCAGCCCGTGGTAGACGGCCTTCTGCCGGGCGGCGTGGTGATCGTGAACACCCGAAAGACCCCGGCTGAGATTCAGAAGATGCTGGGCCTGGAGGACGTAACGATCGGAACGTTCGACGCCATGACGATCGCTGTGGAGACGGGATCCCGGGTGAACATGGCGGTACTGGGCGCCATTGCCCGGGTTGCGGAGTTCCTGGACCCCGATGCGATCAAGGCGATGATCACCGATACCTTTACCAAGAAGTATCCGAAGACCGTGCCGGGCAACCTGCGCTGCTTCGACCGCGGGTACGAGGAGATTCAGCTCGAGTACTTCGGCGCGTCCGGCGACAACAAGGCCGAGGGGCGGAAGCGCACGGCCGCCGCGTACGGATACCAGAACATGCCCATCGGCGGCGTGATCGTCAACCCCGGCAACATGGCGTCCAAGGACCTCAGCGCCTCGCGCCAGGGCTTCCTGCCCTCCTTCAACCGCGAGACGTGTATCGACTGCGCCCAGTGCGACATGGTCTGCCCCGACTACTGCTTCGTCTGGGAGCAGGGCGTCGACAAGCGGGGCCGCCCCGCCATGGTGCTCAAGGGCATCGATTACCAGTACTGCAAGGGCTGCCTGAAGTGCGTCGAGGCCTGCCCCACCGACGCGCTGCAGGACCTGCGCGAGGAAGACGGGTACGCCGCCGCGCACACGGTGCGCCATACCAAACTGTTCGGCCTTGGGAGGTGA